One genomic window of Etheostoma spectabile isolate EspeVRDwgs_2016 chromosome 7, UIUC_Espe_1.0, whole genome shotgun sequence includes the following:
- the znf740b gene encoding zinc finger protein 740b isoform X1, whose product MTHHSNNSVRDHMKWAGLLGCEAVLSSMALMQANNIPGQKRMVSPLGQGHRASPESHQTQSQHSHNHHGHQVHHGQPHNSHMGHPSAGSCPPLLIRKDGDYHSSRMMDGKDMQANQNMQPKKKHKKSGSSSKVKVEHSVPPMVMDDDDSSLKVQKNFICDHCYGAFRSSYHLKRHILTHTGEKPFACDACDMRFIQRYHLDRHKRVHSGEKPYQCDRCHQNFSRTDRLLRHRRLCTVGMSKEENQYSQDTSAHPASWSPLQPSNNRLTV is encoded by the exons ATGACACACCATTCCAACAACTCTGTTCGAGACCATATGAAATGG GCTGGGTTGCTGGGCTGCGAGGCGGTGCTGTCCAGCATGGCCCTGATGCAAGCCAACAACATCCCAGGCCAGAAGAGGATGGTGTCCCCTTTGGGTCAAGGGCACAGGGCTAGTCCTGAGAGCCACCAAACCCAATCGCAGCACAGCCACAACCACCATGGACACCAGGTTCACCATGGACAACCCCACAACAGCCACATGGGCCATCCTTCAGCCGGGAGCTGTCCTCCCCTG CTGATTCGAAAAGACGGGGATTATCACTCATCAAGAATGATGGATGGAAAGGACATGCAGGCAAACCAGAATATGCAACCCAAGAAGAAGCACAAAAAATCAGGGTCATCCAGCAAAGTTAAAGTGGAG cATTCTGTTCCACCAATGGTTATGGACGACGATGACAGTTCCTTGAAAGTCCAGAAGAACTTCATCTGTGACCACTGCTACGGAGCTTTCCGGAGTAGCTATCACCTCAAGCGTCACATACTTACACATACAG gagagaagccattTGCTTGTGACGCTTGTGATATGCGGTTCATTCAGCGTTACCACCTGGACAGACACAAGAGGGTGCACagcggagagaagccgtaccaGTGTGATCGCTGCCATCAG AACTTCTCACGGACAGACAGGCTACTGAGACACCGACGGCTATGTACAGTTGGGATGAGCAAAGAGGAGAACCAGTACTCACAGGACACATCTGCCCATCCAGCTTCCTGGAGCCCCCTACAGCCTTCCAACAACCGTCTGACTGTCTAA
- the znf740b gene encoding zinc finger protein 740b isoform X2: MALMQANNIPGQKRMVSPLGQGHRASPESHQTQSQHSHNHHGHQVHHGQPHNSHMGHPSAGSCPPLLIRKDGDYHSSRMMDGKDMQANQNMQPKKKHKKSGSSSKVKVEHSVPPMVMDDDDSSLKVQKNFICDHCYGAFRSSYHLKRHILTHTGEKPFACDACDMRFIQRYHLDRHKRVHSGEKPYQCDRCHQNFSRTDRLLRHRRLCTVGMSKEENQYSQDTSAHPASWSPLQPSNNRLTV; this comes from the exons ATGGCCCTGATGCAAGCCAACAACATCCCAGGCCAGAAGAGGATGGTGTCCCCTTTGGGTCAAGGGCACAGGGCTAGTCCTGAGAGCCACCAAACCCAATCGCAGCACAGCCACAACCACCATGGACACCAGGTTCACCATGGACAACCCCACAACAGCCACATGGGCCATCCTTCAGCCGGGAGCTGTCCTCCCCTG CTGATTCGAAAAGACGGGGATTATCACTCATCAAGAATGATGGATGGAAAGGACATGCAGGCAAACCAGAATATGCAACCCAAGAAGAAGCACAAAAAATCAGGGTCATCCAGCAAAGTTAAAGTGGAG cATTCTGTTCCACCAATGGTTATGGACGACGATGACAGTTCCTTGAAAGTCCAGAAGAACTTCATCTGTGACCACTGCTACGGAGCTTTCCGGAGTAGCTATCACCTCAAGCGTCACATACTTACACATACAG gagagaagccattTGCTTGTGACGCTTGTGATATGCGGTTCATTCAGCGTTACCACCTGGACAGACACAAGAGGGTGCACagcggagagaagccgtaccaGTGTGATCGCTGCCATCAG AACTTCTCACGGACAGACAGGCTACTGAGACACCGACGGCTATGTACAGTTGGGATGAGCAAAGAGGAGAACCAGTACTCACAGGACACATCTGCCCATCCAGCTTCCTGGAGCCCCCTACAGCCTTCCAACAACCGTCTGACTGTCTAA
- the copz1 gene encoding coatomer subunit zeta-1 yields MDSPILEPSLYTVKAVLILDNDGDRLYAKYYDDTYPTVKEQKAFEKNIFNKTHRTDSEIALLEGLTVVYKSNIDLFFYVIGSSHENELMLMAVLNCLFDSLSQMLRKNVERRALLENMEGLFLAVDEIVDGGVILESDPQQVVHRVALRGDDVPLTEQTVTQVLQSAKEQIKWSLLR; encoded by the exons ATGGATTCTCCCATACTG GAACCGTCCCTGTACACTGTCAAAGCAGTTCTGATTCTGGACAACGATGGAGACAGGCTTTATGCCAAG TATTATGATGATACATACCCGACAGTCAAGGAGCAGAAGGCATTTGAGAAGAACAtattcaacaaaacacacaggacAGACA GTGAGATAGCATTACTCGAAGGCCTTACTGTTGTCTACAAGAGCAACATAGACCTCTTCTTCTATGTGATTGGAAGTTCCCATGAAAATGAG CTTATGCTTATGGCTGTTTTAAACTGCCTTTTTGATTCGCTCAGTCAAATGTTGAG AAAGAATGTTGAGAGAAGGGCTTTGTTGGAGAATATGGAGGGACTCTTCCTGGCTGTGGATGAAATTGTAGATGGAGG GGTGATCCTGGAGAGTGACCCACAACAAGTTGTGCACCGTGTGGCTCTCAGA GGGGATGATGTGCCTTTGACAGAGCAAACGGTCACCCAG GTTCTTCAGTCTGCCAAAGAACAGATCAAGTGGTCGCTTCTACGATAA